In the Bombiscardovia apis genome, CTTCCATAGAGCTGCACAGAATCGTCCATCGATTGCACCTTTCCCCCTAAAAATTGCTGCCTTCTTTGAGCAATTACCTACCGTTAATGGTATCAATCGCCAGCGCGAGTGGGCATGTTGCTTGCAATTTTGAGTGCTATGCAGATACTTACAAATGAATAAAACTCGGGTGTTTTTGCCGTGTTCTCGTCGCAAGTGTGGGATTGATTACACTAAAGCTCGATTATCGGTGTTTCGGGAGAGCCGTATTTTTCAATACCTTCACTTCCGCCTATACTAGAGATGTATCTACAGTGGCTGGGCTGCCGCTGTCGTGGCGCAGCCTAGTAACTCGTGCGTGCCTAATTGCTGCGACAGCGAAGCGTGAGCAAGAGGTGGGAGTTTATGAAGACGATTGTGGTTCTAGGTGGCGGGTATGCAGGTCTACGGGCAGCCCGGCAGATTGCCAGTGCCAAAACGCACCAACGAATTATTCTGATTAATAAGAATACTTATCATTATGAGGCCACGCAGCTCCACCAAGTTGCGGCTGGCACCCTTGAGCCCAGCGACATCACATTCGATATCAAGAGCGTGGCCCCTAAAGGTGTCGAAGTCATCATCGACGAAGTGCAGCGCATCGATCGCGACCAGCACCAAGTCTTGCTGTCCCAGCAAGAGCCGGTCTCATACGACTATTTGGTCAATGCTCTCGGCTTTGAATCCGAGACTTTCGGCATTGAGGGCGCGCAAGAGAACAGTCTGCCCCTGGTAGATATCAACACGGCTGTTGCTGCCCGCCAGCATCTTGAGCAGACCTTGGCCCGCTACCAAACCAGCAAGGATGAGCAAGATTTAAGCATTGTGGTTTGTGGAGCCGGCTTCACTAGCATCGAATACTTGGGCGAACTGGTCTATCGCATGCCCAAGTTGGCCAAGCAGTACAAGTTCCCGCTCGAAAAAGTCAAGATTTCCTGCATCGAAGCGGCAGACAGTATTCTGCCTATGTTTGAGCGCGGCCTGGCTGATTGGGCTACTAATTACCTGCGTAAGAAGGGCGTTGAGTTCCACACGTCAACGCCTATTACCTCCATCCGCCCGGGCCAAGTGGTCAGCAATGATCAAGTATTCTCGGGCCACACCGTTATTTGGACTACCGGCGTGCGTGGCAGCGAAGTTATCTCAGCCTCGGGCTACCCAGCCAAGCGCAACCGCGTAGTCGTGCAGGAAGACCTCACTGTAGAAGGCCACCCTGAAGAGTTTCTGATCGGCGATGTTAGCGCAGTCCCGGATCCGCAAAGCGGCCGCCTCTACCCAACTACCGCTCAGATTTCGATTGCCCAAGCCAACTGTGCAGCTGCGAACATTGCTGCTCGCTTAGCGGGGCAACCAAGCCAGAAGTTCACCTTCAAGAGCGTAGGGACCGTGTGTTCCCTAGGTCCCTTCTCAGGTGTGGCTCAAATTGAAATTATGGGTCAGATGAAACTGAAAGGCTTAGCAGTAGGAGTAGTTAAGCAATTTACTAACTATCGTACTGTGTTGGAATTAGCTGATTGTAAGGCCATGCTTGCCAGCAGGTAGCCGGCGGCTCGCTCAAGAATCAGTCCAAAAATAAAGAGAAGGAAGGAAGGAAATGGGTAACGTATTGACGTTGTCGCGAATACAGTTTGCGATGACGACGATTTATCACTTCTTCTTCGTGCCTATGACTATCGGCGTTGGTCTTGCTGTAGCCATTATGGAGACTATGTATGTGGTCACCAAGAAGGAAGTGTACAAAAAGATGACGAAGTTCTGGAGCAAGGTCTTCCTGCTCTCCTTCGCCGTTGGTGTTGTTACAGGTATTATTCAGGAGTTCCAGTTTGGCATGAACTGGTCCAATTACTCACGTTTCATGGGAGACATTTTCGGGGCTCCTCTGGCTATTGAGGCATTGGTTTCCTTCTTCTTGGAGTCCACCTTCATCGGCGTGTGGATGTTCACCTGGGACCGCTTCAAGCCGGTCTGGCACTGCGTCTTCATCTGGCTCACCAATTTGGGCTCCATCCTCTCTGCACTGTGGATTTTGACTGCAAACTCCTTCATGCAGCACCCAGTGGGGTTCGAGATCAACACCGAGACGGGCCACGCTCGCCTACGCTCCTTCAAAGACTTAATTACTAATCCGCAGCTGTGGATTGAGTTCCCCCACGTGCTTTCGGCTGCTATCTGCACCGGCGCTTTCGTGGTGATGGGCTGCGCTGCTTGGAGCTTCCTGCGTATGCGTGTGAAGAACAAGAGCGACGTGGCTGCTGTCGAAGCCGACGGTACTCGCGCTGCTAAGGTAGATCTGTTCACTCGTTCCATGCGCATCGCCGCTGTTATGGGCTTGGTTGGTGCCTCCTGCGCTATCTACTTCGGCGATCTTCAGGGCAAGTATATTACTTACGATCAGCCTATGAAACTTGCTGCTATCGAGGGTATCTACGAAGATACCGGCGATCCTGCTCCTTGGCAGGCTGTGGCTCTCATTAACGAAAAGGACCACAAGGTTGAGAAGTCGCTCGACGTTCCCGGTGCTGGTTCCAAGCTCTACTACGGCAAGGATGACGGCTATGTGAAGGGCATGAACTCCGTCAACAAAGAACTCCACGAAAAGTACGATGCCAAGTTCGGCGAAGATATGAACTACTACCTTCCTACTACCGTGCTTTTCTGGGTCTTTAGGCTTATGGTCATGGTTGGCTTCGGCTTCGCACTTGTTTCGATTCTGGTTTTGTGGTTCACCCGCAAGAAGAAAAACACTATGTGGAAGAGCCGTTGGAAGCTGTGGATTATGGGTCTCATGACCTTTGCTCCCTTCTTGGCCACGACTTCGGGCTGGATGGTCACCGAGATGGGGCGCTACCCCTGGATTGTCTACGGCTACCAGACCATCGCAGACGCTATCTCGCCTACGAGCACGGCTCCAAAGCTGCTCTTCTCCTGCATCGTATACTTCCTCCTCTTCCTGCTCATGGGCTCGGTGATGATTTTCTACACCCGCCGTGTCTTGCATCAGGGGCCAGATTACGAGCCAGACAATGGTGATAAGCCGGTTGCAGCCACTGGGGCTACTACTCCAGCTGCTCCCGTTTCAAGGAAGGTGGCATTGGCATGAGCTTCCTACAAGTGATGTGGTTCGGCGTTATTGGTTTACTGTTCGCCGGTTTCCTCCTTTTTGAGGGATTTGACTTCGGCGTGGGCATGGCAACTCGCTTTATCGCCCGCGACGGAGACGAGCGCGCGCTCTTCATGAGGGCTATCGGTCCTCACTGGGACGGCAATGAAGTGTGGCTCATTACGGCTGGTGGCGCTATGTTTGCTGCCTTCCCGCTCTGGTATGCTTCGCTCTTCTCGGGCTATTACATCCTGCTCTTCTTGGTGCTGGTTGCCCTGATTTTGCGCGGCACCTCCTTTGAGTTCGCAAGCCACGCTCTGACTTCCAAGGAGCGCAACATCTGGCAGTGGACCAACTTTATTGGTTCCTTCTTTGCTCCCTTCTTCCTTGGCATGCTGCTCACCTCCTTCATGCAGGGTGTTCCTATGGACGATGAAGGCAATGCTTGGGTCGGTTTCTTCGGTGTCTTCAACTGGCTTTCGGTAGTCGGCGGCATTGCAGTAGTATTCTTCTGCTTCCTGCACGGCCTGCACTTCTTGAGCCTCAAGTTGGGCCCCGGCGACTCTCGCAGGATGCTCAACACCACGGCTAAGCTCTACTGGATTGCCTACCCGGCTCTGGTGGTTTTCGTGGTTCTCTCCATGTTCATGACGGACTTCTACAGCGCGCGCCCGGTTTCAACTTGGCTGCTCACTGTCGTGGTGCTCGTGGCCACGGTTTGCGCTCACTTGAGCGCTATCAAGCATCGCGGTGGTTTCGCCTTCGCGTCCTCGGGCATTACGCTTATGGCGCTGATTGCTTGGATTTTCAACGGTATCTTCCCTCGCGTGATGATTGCGGACGATCCGGCGAAGAGCCTGCTCATTCAGGACGCATCCGCCTCGCCTTACACGCTCAAGGTTATGACCATCGTGTTGTGCATTTTCCTGCCCATCATGCTGGCCTACTTCATCTGGTCTTACTTCATTCAGCGCAAGCGTTTGGTGTCTGGCGATGTAAGCATGACCGATGTGCGCCCGGTAGTAGTGGCTCACTGAGAATTATGCTCAATTGAGCAGTTTGTTCAATCGGAGAGGACATTCACTTGATAGATAAGAGTCTCTTTCAGTTCGCTGGCATCAAACGTCAAATGCTGGCGCTGGCGGTGCTCTCAATCCTTCAAGGAGCCTGCATCTCAGGTCAGGCCATTGGCTTGACCTGGGCGCTGGTGCAGATTTGGCACCGCCGGGCGATGTCCTCTCTCTTGATTCCCACACTCGCCTTCCTGCTGGCCTTTATATGCCGCCACTTGTGCGAGGTGGGTAAGCAGAAACTGTCGAGCACGTTCGCCGATGGTGTGGTTCGTCAGTTGCGCCCGCAGGTGCAAGAGAAGGTCTTCCGTTTGGGCCCAGCAGCGCTCAGCCAGCGCGGCACCGGTTCTGCGGTGACCATGCTCATCGATGGTCTCGATGAAGTAAAAATGTATGTTCAGACGGTCTTGCCCAAGATGATGGACATGACCTTCATTCCGATTATCACCTTAGTTGTGATTTGGTCGCAGAGCCCGGTTAGTGGCATTATTCTACTGTTTATGCTGCCCCTGCTCTTCTTCTTTTTAGCGATTCTGGGCCTAGCTGCCCGCGACCGCTCCAACAAGCAATACGCCCAGTTCCGCAAGCTCAACACTCGCT is a window encoding:
- the cydB gene encoding cytochrome d ubiquinol oxidase subunit II; translated protein: MSFLQVMWFGVIGLLFAGFLLFEGFDFGVGMATRFIARDGDERALFMRAIGPHWDGNEVWLITAGGAMFAAFPLWYASLFSGYYILLFLVLVALILRGTSFEFASHALTSKERNIWQWTNFIGSFFAPFFLGMLLTSFMQGVPMDDEGNAWVGFFGVFNWLSVVGGIAVVFFCFLHGLHFLSLKLGPGDSRRMLNTTAKLYWIAYPALVVFVVLSMFMTDFYSARPVSTWLLTVVVLVATVCAHLSAIKHRGGFAFASSGITLMALIAWIFNGIFPRVMIADDPAKSLLIQDASASPYTLKVMTIVLCIFLPIMLAYFIWSYFIQRKRLVSGDVSMTDVRPVVVAH
- a CDS encoding cytochrome ubiquinol oxidase subunit I; translation: MGNVLTLSRIQFAMTTIYHFFFVPMTIGVGLAVAIMETMYVVTKKEVYKKMTKFWSKVFLLSFAVGVVTGIIQEFQFGMNWSNYSRFMGDIFGAPLAIEALVSFFLESTFIGVWMFTWDRFKPVWHCVFIWLTNLGSILSALWILTANSFMQHPVGFEINTETGHARLRSFKDLITNPQLWIEFPHVLSAAICTGAFVVMGCAAWSFLRMRVKNKSDVAAVEADGTRAAKVDLFTRSMRIAAVMGLVGASCAIYFGDLQGKYITYDQPMKLAAIEGIYEDTGDPAPWQAVALINEKDHKVEKSLDVPGAGSKLYYGKDDGYVKGMNSVNKELHEKYDAKFGEDMNYYLPTTVLFWVFRLMVMVGFGFALVSILVLWFTRKKKNTMWKSRWKLWIMGLMTFAPFLATTSGWMVTEMGRYPWIVYGYQTIADAISPTSTAPKLLFSCIVYFLLFLLMGSVMIFYTRRVLHQGPDYEPDNGDKPVAATGATTPAAPVSRKVALA
- a CDS encoding NAD(P)/FAD-dependent oxidoreductase; this translates as MKTIVVLGGGYAGLRAARQIASAKTHQRIILINKNTYHYEATQLHQVAAGTLEPSDITFDIKSVAPKGVEVIIDEVQRIDRDQHQVLLSQQEPVSYDYLVNALGFESETFGIEGAQENSLPLVDINTAVAARQHLEQTLARYQTSKDEQDLSIVVCGAGFTSIEYLGELVYRMPKLAKQYKFPLEKVKISCIEAADSILPMFERGLADWATNYLRKKGVEFHTSTPITSIRPGQVVSNDQVFSGHTVIWTTGVRGSEVISASGYPAKRNRVVVQEDLTVEGHPEEFLIGDVSAVPDPQSGRLYPTTAQISIAQANCAAANIAARLAGQPSQKFTFKSVGTVCSLGPFSGVAQIEIMGQMKLKGLAVGVVKQFTNYRTVLELADCKAMLASR